Proteins from a genomic interval of Arthrobacter sp. CAN_C5:
- a CDS encoding LacI family DNA-binding transcriptional regulator produces MMEDQQRRTERLGLAQPLAAKSTPTLEDLAAAAGVSRSTASRAINGGSRVSPEAQAAVDAAVVALAYTPNRAARSLVTRRTSSIALVIPEPDMRVMMDPFFAMVITGVTESLRDTDVQMVLLMSRSDDSARTVRYLRGGHVDGAIVVSHHQGDSWVGPLAESGLPMIFIGRPWQSGPGLTYVDTDNYGGGIQAARHLIAAGSKRPATIAGPADMTAAVDRLRGWQAGLREAGLAPSPVEFADFTTVGAAAATRRLMDAVPGTDAIFAASDLMAVGALEVLRDRGLQVPGDVALLGYDNHSISALANPTLSTITQPMAEMAAKAGAMLLEEIEAPGTHPDPVIYPAELVVRRSSAPSAAATKA; encoded by the coding sequence ATGATGGAAGATCAGCAGCGACGAACAGAGCGTCTCGGACTTGCCCAGCCGTTGGCTGCCAAGTCCACTCCCACTCTTGAGGATTTGGCGGCGGCCGCCGGCGTGTCCCGGTCGACGGCGTCGCGCGCCATCAATGGTGGGAGCAGGGTGAGCCCCGAGGCCCAGGCGGCGGTTGACGCTGCTGTTGTCGCCCTCGCCTACACGCCCAACCGCGCCGCCCGGTCGCTGGTCACCCGGCGTACCTCCTCCATAGCGCTGGTGATTCCCGAACCTGACATGCGGGTCATGATGGACCCGTTCTTTGCGATGGTGATTACCGGTGTTACCGAATCACTCAGAGATACCGATGTGCAGATGGTCCTGCTGATGTCGCGCAGCGACGATTCCGCGAGGACCGTCCGCTATTTGCGCGGTGGTCACGTGGACGGGGCAATCGTGGTCTCTCACCATCAGGGTGACAGTTGGGTTGGTCCACTTGCAGAAAGTGGCCTGCCGATGATTTTCATCGGCAGGCCATGGCAGAGCGGTCCGGGCCTGACCTATGTCGACACCGACAATTACGGGGGAGGCATCCAGGCGGCGCGTCATCTGATCGCGGCGGGAAGTAAGCGCCCCGCCACTATCGCGGGCCCCGCCGATATGACCGCAGCAGTGGACCGACTTCGCGGTTGGCAGGCCGGGCTACGCGAGGCAGGCCTGGCGCCGAGCCCCGTCGAGTTCGCTGACTTCACCACGGTGGGGGCAGCAGCAGCAACCCGGCGGCTGATGGATGCTGTGCCCGGAACCGACGCCATTTTTGCTGCTTCTGACCTGATGGCCGTGGGAGCGCTCGAGGTGCTTCGCGATCGTGGCCTGCAGGTGCCCGGCGATGTAGCGCTCCTGGGTTACGACAACCACAGCATTTCAGCCTTGGCCAACCCGACCCTGTCCACCATCACCCAACCGATGGCGGAGATGGCAGCAAAGGCGGGTGCCATGCTCCTCGAGGAAATCGAAGCGCCTGGCACCCACCCTGATCCGGTCATCTATCCCGCTGAACTGGTGGTGAGGCGCTCCTCGGCGCCCAGTGCGGCGGCCACAAAGGCGTAG
- the paaB gene encoding 1,2-phenylacetyl-CoA epoxidase subunit PaaB: protein MTGGSTTGDDGSVAPAPVAPEKRQPWPLWEVFVRSSRGLSHVHAGSLHAPDAEMAVRNARDLYTRRNEGVSLWVVPASSIITSDPDAKGQFFESPQGKDYRHATYYTKSDGVKHL from the coding sequence ATGACCGGCGGTTCAACCACAGGCGACGACGGTTCGGTAGCACCAGCCCCGGTAGCTCCCGAGAAGCGCCAGCCCTGGCCGCTATGGGAGGTCTTCGTCAGATCCTCCCGCGGTCTGTCGCACGTTCACGCTGGCTCCCTGCACGCCCCCGACGCCGAAATGGCCGTCAGGAACGCACGGGACCTGTACACCCGGCGCAACGAGGGCGTCAGTCTGTGGGTGGTGCCGGCGTCGTCGATCATCACCAGCGATCCCGACGCCAAGGGCCAGTTCTTCGAATCCCCGCAGGGCAAGGACTACCGGCATGCGACCTATTACACGAAGAGCGATGGGGTGAAGCACCTGTGA
- the paaC gene encoding 1,2-phenylacetyl-CoA epoxidase subunit PaaC — MNESNTSATRITPGNALRPEDIAAADLRPSTDVAEYALRLGDDSLILAQRLGWWISRAPELEEDVALGNIALDLIGHARSFLSYAGHGLDKTEDDLAYFRREPQFRCAHLFVQPNGDFARTIARQLVVSHYQFELYSRLMHSSDATLAAIAAKAVKEVDYHRDHSTQWVLRLALGTDESRRRMIAGLKLTWPYVEELFVDDQLIDTLGDAAVRPSTLRAPFDSLIGSLFAEAELDIPQVPAAVGGGRAGKHSEHLGYLLAEMQVLAREHPGATW; from the coding sequence GTGAATGAATCCAACACCAGCGCCACCCGGATCACCCCGGGGAACGCCTTGCGCCCCGAGGATATCGCCGCCGCGGACCTGCGGCCGAGTACCGACGTCGCCGAGTATGCGCTGCGCCTCGGTGACGACTCGCTGATCCTCGCCCAACGGCTCGGCTGGTGGATCTCACGGGCACCGGAACTGGAAGAGGACGTGGCACTGGGCAACATTGCCCTGGACCTGATTGGCCACGCCCGGTCCTTCCTCAGCTATGCAGGCCATGGCCTCGACAAGACCGAGGACGATCTGGCCTACTTCCGCCGCGAACCTCAGTTCCGCTGCGCGCACCTGTTTGTGCAGCCGAACGGCGATTTCGCCCGCACCATCGCCCGCCAGTTGGTGGTTTCGCACTACCAGTTCGAGCTGTACTCCCGGCTGATGCATTCGTCCGACGCCACCCTGGCGGCTATCGCCGCGAAGGCCGTCAAGGAAGTGGATTACCACCGCGACCACAGCACCCAGTGGGTGCTGCGCCTTGCCCTGGGCACCGACGAGTCCCGCCGCCGCATGATCGCCGGGCTGAAACTGACCTGGCCCTACGTCGAGGAACTGTTCGTCGACGACCAGCTCATCGACACCCTCGGTGACGCGGCGGTCCGCCCGAGCACCCTCCGCGCGCCGTTCGACTCCCTCATCGGTTCACTGTTCGCCGAGGCCGAACTGGACATCCCCCAGGTACCTGCTGCGGTTGGTGGCGGCCGCGCCGGCAAGCACAGCGAACACCTCGGCTACCTGCTCGCCGAAATGCAGGTGCTCGCCCGCGAGCACCCCGGCGCCACCTGGTAA
- the paaD gene encoding 1,2-phenylacetyl-CoA epoxidase subunit PaaD, producing the protein MSIEISSTNTGSTNTGSTNTAHRPVDAETARVWDIAATVVDPEIPVLTIEDLGILRQATVDDDGAVTVTITPTYSGCPAMDAIRDDVTSALAGHGYSDVRVRLTLAPAWTTDWMTSAGKAKLDEYGIAPPTGLAAAGPIRVGLSVKCPQCSSLNTRELTRFGSTSCKALYVCQDCKEPFDYFKVL; encoded by the coding sequence ATGAGCATTGAGATCAGCAGCACCAACACTGGCAGCACCAACACTGGCAGTACCAACACCGCGCATCGCCCCGTCGACGCCGAGACCGCCCGTGTCTGGGACATCGCCGCCACCGTGGTGGACCCCGAGATCCCGGTCCTCACCATCGAGGATCTGGGCATCCTGCGCCAGGCAACGGTCGACGACGACGGCGCCGTCACCGTAACCATTACGCCCACCTATTCGGGCTGCCCCGCCATGGACGCGATCCGGGATGACGTCACGAGTGCGCTCGCCGGACACGGGTACAGCGATGTCCGGGTGCGGCTCACGCTCGCTCCGGCCTGGACCACCGACTGGATGACCAGTGCCGGCAAAGCCAAACTGGACGAGTACGGCATTGCCCCGCCCACCGGCCTCGCTGCGGCGGGACCCATCCGGGTGGGACTCAGCGTGAAGTGCCCCCAGTGTTCCTCCCTCAATACCCGCGAACTCACCCGCTTCGGTTCCACTTCCTGCAAGGCGCTCTATGTCTGCCAGGACTGCAAGGAACCTTTCGACTATTTCAAGGTGCTCTAG
- a CDS encoding GH1 family beta-glucosidase, with protein sequence MTTTPITFPEGFLWGAATAAYQIEGAAHEGGRQDSIWDVFSREPGAVADAHNGDIACDHYHRSAEDVALMKQLNLQAYRFSTSWARCMPDGVTPNVEGIEFYSRLVDQLVAAGIKPWLTLYHWDLPQALEAQGGWANRETAYRFAEYAAVMHEALGDRVRIWTTLNEPWCSAFLGYAGGIHAPGRQEPRAALAAAHHLLLGHGLAAQELRRRDPSVELGLTLNLTVPDPVDPASDADVDAARRIDGQFNRIFLDPVFRGEYPEDVLDDVRHLGLDDFIQSGDLAIIAEPLDLLGVNYYHGEAVTASADPADGGSQAPEGRPVSSPYVAADGIRSIPRGLPVTGMGWEVQPEGLRRLLGRVHREYTGPAGIPVYITENGAAYDDLPDDLGYVDDQDRLAYFEAHLRAVKEAINDGADVRGYLAWSFLDNFEWAWGYHQRFGLVRVDYDTQQRIPKASALWFSQVAKTNALPPSARSIDSASMEGAAGPGEVMATVPR encoded by the coding sequence GGCCCACGAGGGCGGCCGGCAGGATTCCATCTGGGACGTGTTTTCTCGGGAGCCCGGCGCGGTGGCCGATGCGCACAACGGTGACATCGCCTGCGACCACTACCACCGGTCGGCTGAGGACGTTGCTCTGATGAAACAGCTCAACCTTCAGGCCTATCGCTTCTCGACCTCCTGGGCCAGGTGCATGCCGGACGGTGTGACTCCCAACGTCGAGGGAATCGAGTTCTATTCACGGCTGGTGGACCAGCTCGTCGCCGCAGGGATCAAGCCCTGGCTGACGTTGTACCACTGGGACCTGCCGCAAGCTCTGGAAGCCCAGGGTGGGTGGGCTAATCGTGAAACCGCCTACCGGTTCGCCGAGTATGCCGCGGTAATGCATGAGGCCCTTGGCGACCGGGTCCGTATCTGGACCACACTGAACGAGCCGTGGTGCTCCGCATTCCTGGGCTATGCAGGGGGAATCCACGCGCCGGGACGTCAGGAACCGCGTGCGGCACTGGCGGCCGCGCACCACCTGCTCCTGGGACACGGCCTGGCCGCGCAGGAGCTACGTCGCCGCGACCCATCCGTAGAGCTGGGTCTTACCCTGAATCTCACGGTGCCGGATCCTGTGGATCCAGCCAGTGATGCCGACGTCGATGCCGCTCGCCGCATCGATGGCCAGTTCAACCGGATCTTCCTTGATCCGGTGTTCCGGGGAGAATACCCCGAGGATGTGCTCGACGACGTCCGCCACCTCGGTCTGGACGACTTCATTCAGAGCGGTGATCTGGCCATCATTGCCGAGCCTCTCGACCTTTTGGGAGTGAACTACTACCACGGCGAGGCAGTCACAGCGTCAGCAGACCCAGCCGATGGCGGCAGTCAAGCACCGGAGGGGCGGCCTGTCTCGTCACCGTACGTGGCGGCCGACGGGATCCGTTCGATTCCGCGGGGTCTCCCCGTCACCGGGATGGGCTGGGAGGTGCAACCCGAGGGGCTGCGACGGCTCCTGGGACGCGTCCACCGGGAATACACCGGTCCTGCCGGGATCCCGGTCTATATCACCGAGAACGGGGCTGCTTACGACGACCTGCCCGATGACCTCGGTTATGTGGACGACCAGGACCGCTTGGCCTATTTCGAGGCGCACCTGCGCGCCGTGAAGGAGGCGATCAACGATGGTGCCGATGTCCGCGGATATCTTGCCTGGTCCTTCCTCGACAACTTCGAGTGGGCCTGGGGCTATCACCAGCGTTTCGGTCTGGTCCGGGTTGACTATGACACCCAACAGCGGATCCCCAAAGCAAGTGCCCTGTGGTTTTCGCAGGTAGCTAAGACAAACGCGCTACCGCCCTCAGCGCGCTCCATCGATAGTGCCTCCATGGAGGGGGCGGCAGGGCCGGGGGAGGTCATGGCAACCGTCCCCCGGTGA
- a CDS encoding S9 family peptidase — translation MTAETHFPAPPVAKKVPTERVHHSDTFVDEYEWLREKESPEVVAHLTAENEYTQAVTAGQEKLRQDIFTEIKNRTQETDLSVPSRKRGWWYYARTEEGKQYAINCRVAAADTGDLNRDWTPPEIVPGQPIDGEQIMLDGNAEAEGKPFFSLGGLAVTEDGHLLAYCEDNAGDERFTLRIKDLRTGELLPDVVPHIFYGLAFSPDGTQVFYTVVDDSWRPYQIKSHTLGTPVEQDAVVYQEDDVAMWTGFDLSADRSQLIIGIGCSEYSEYRVLDLANPSAGLLTLIPRSEKVLYEADPVTIDGERHYVLTHNRNAKNSMVSLAAESEFRKPLADQQWRTVVEHDDAVRVGGVAVTSTHLVVSVRKDTIERVQVLPLEGLGTTTQPVPEEPAFDEELFTCHLADAEFDSPIIRLSYTSFFTPPRVYDYVLDTGSLLLRKQTEVRGGYRPEDYVAERQWATATDGTLVPLSVLRRADLPANGSNPALVYAYGSYEISMDPGFSISRLSLLDRGVVFVVAHIRGGGEMGRTWYEGGKKLTKKNTFTDFVDATRHVAASPFVDPARIAAMGGSAGGLLMGAITNLAPEMYRAVVAQVPFVDALTTILDPELPLSALEWEEWGNPITDPEVYRYMKEYTPYENIQSTAYPRIAAVTSFNDTRVLYVEPAKWVAKLRETTTGSEPILLKTEMDGGHGGASGRYEKWKDVAWDYAFVAAALGAEERLTTSSAG, via the coding sequence ATGACTGCAGAGACGCATTTTCCCGCCCCGCCCGTCGCCAAGAAGGTTCCGACGGAGCGCGTGCACCATTCGGACACCTTCGTGGATGAGTATGAGTGGCTGCGGGAAAAGGAAAGCCCCGAGGTGGTTGCCCACCTCACCGCCGAGAACGAGTACACCCAGGCCGTGACCGCTGGCCAGGAGAAGCTCCGGCAGGACATCTTCACCGAGATCAAGAACCGCACGCAGGAGACCGACCTGTCGGTTCCCTCCCGCAAACGGGGCTGGTGGTATTACGCCCGCACCGAGGAGGGCAAACAGTATGCCATCAACTGCCGGGTCGCTGCCGCTGACACCGGGGACCTCAACAGGGACTGGACCCCACCGGAAATAGTCCCGGGCCAGCCGATCGACGGCGAACAGATCATGCTGGACGGCAACGCCGAGGCCGAGGGAAAGCCGTTCTTCTCTCTCGGCGGGCTGGCTGTCACCGAGGACGGGCACCTGCTGGCCTACTGCGAGGACAACGCCGGCGACGAGCGATTCACCCTGCGGATCAAGGACCTGCGCACCGGCGAACTGCTTCCCGACGTAGTGCCCCACATCTTCTACGGCCTGGCATTCTCCCCTGATGGCACCCAGGTGTTCTACACGGTGGTCGACGACTCGTGGCGCCCGTACCAAATCAAGTCCCACACCCTCGGCACCCCGGTGGAACAGGACGCTGTGGTGTACCAGGAGGACGACGTCGCGATGTGGACCGGTTTCGACCTGTCCGCCGACCGCTCGCAGCTCATCATCGGCATCGGCTGCTCCGAGTACAGCGAGTACCGCGTGCTCGACCTGGCCAACCCGTCCGCCGGTCTCCTCACGCTGATCCCGCGCAGCGAGAAGGTGCTCTACGAGGCGGATCCAGTGACGATCGACGGCGAGCGCCACTACGTGCTGACCCACAACCGGAACGCCAAGAACTCGATGGTCAGCCTCGCCGCCGAATCCGAGTTCAGGAAGCCGCTCGCCGACCAGCAGTGGCGGACCGTGGTGGAGCACGACGACGCCGTCCGCGTCGGTGGCGTCGCCGTCACCTCCACACACCTCGTCGTCTCTGTCCGCAAGGACACCATCGAGCGGGTCCAGGTGCTCCCGCTCGAGGGGCTCGGGACCACCACCCAGCCCGTCCCCGAGGAACCAGCATTCGATGAGGAGCTGTTCACCTGTCACCTGGCCGACGCGGAGTTCGACTCACCGATCATCAGGCTCTCCTACACCTCGTTCTTCACTCCCCCACGCGTTTACGACTATGTGCTCGACACCGGCAGCCTGCTGCTCCGCAAGCAGACCGAGGTGCGCGGCGGATACCGGCCGGAGGACTACGTGGCCGAGCGGCAATGGGCCACCGCCACCGACGGTACCCTGGTGCCGCTCTCGGTGCTGCGGCGAGCTGACCTTCCTGCGAATGGCAGCAACCCGGCGCTGGTGTACGCCTACGGCAGCTACGAGATCAGCATGGATCCCGGCTTCTCCATCTCGCGGCTTTCGCTCCTGGACCGCGGCGTGGTCTTCGTCGTCGCGCACATCAGGGGTGGTGGCGAGATGGGCCGTACCTGGTATGAGGGCGGCAAGAAGCTCACCAAGAAGAACACGTTCACCGACTTCGTGGACGCCACCCGCCACGTGGCGGCGTCACCCTTCGTTGATCCGGCCCGGATCGCCGCCATGGGCGGGTCGGCGGGTGGCCTGCTGATGGGCGCCATCACCAACCTTGCACCCGAAATGTACCGGGCGGTCGTGGCCCAGGTGCCGTTCGTCGACGCGCTGACCACCATCCTCGATCCCGAGCTGCCGTTGTCGGCCCTGGAATGGGAAGAATGGGGCAACCCCATCACCGACCCCGAGGTGTACCGGTACATGAAGGAATACACCCCCTACGAGAACATCCAGTCGACCGCCTACCCCCGGATTGCCGCGGTAACCAGCTTCAACGACACGCGGGTGCTGTACGTGGAGCCCGCCAAGTGGGTGGCTAAACTCCGTGAAACGACCACCGGCAGCGAACCGATCCTCCTGAAGACCGAGATGGACGGCGGACACGGCGGCGCCAGTGGCCGGTACGAGAAATGGAAGGACGTTGCCTGGGACTACGCCTTTGTGGCCGCCGCACTGGGCGCCGAGGAGCGCCTCACCACCAGTTCAGCGGGATAG
- a CDS encoding PadR family transcriptional regulator has translation MRGVLGMSVLKVLDGGPTYGYAIAAALAEAGLGSIKGGTLYPLLTRFEAAQLVTTEWRAGDGGPGRKYFSLTDAGRAELAQQATDWRAFTAQTLTHLNGDTQ, from the coding sequence ATGCGGGGCGTACTCGGCATGAGTGTGCTCAAGGTCCTCGACGGCGGACCCACCTACGGCTACGCGATTGCCGCCGCCCTGGCGGAAGCGGGGTTGGGCTCGATCAAGGGCGGCACCCTGTATCCCCTGCTGACCCGATTCGAAGCGGCACAGCTGGTCACCACCGAGTGGCGAGCCGGGGACGGCGGCCCGGGCCGCAAGTACTTCTCGCTCACCGACGCCGGCCGCGCCGAGCTGGCTCAGCAAGCCACCGACTGGCGGGCCTTCACCGCCCAGACACTGACCCACCTGAACGGAGACACCCAGTGA
- the paaA gene encoding 1,2-phenylacetyl-CoA epoxidase subunit PaaA produces MATAPAVGQTPAESANETEDERAGREQFERLISEDSRIEPRDWMPEAYRKTLARQISQHAHSEIIGMQPEANWISRAPSLKRKAILMAKVQDEAGHGLYLYSAAETLGTPRDKMTEDLIAGKARYSSIFNYPAVTWADMGAIGWLVDGAAIANQVPLCRASYGPYGRAMVRICKEESFHQRQGFEILLELANGTPAQKEMAQDAVNRWYAPSLMMFGPPDDDSPNSKQSMAWNIKRFSNDELRSRFVGMMVEQVKVLGLTLPDDQIRFNEDTQQWEHAPLDWDEFKEVLAGRGPCNAQRMERRREAHEDGAWVREAAAAYADKRAAAATQQKAA; encoded by the coding sequence ATGGCAACAGCACCAGCAGTTGGCCAGACGCCGGCCGAATCAGCCAACGAGACCGAAGACGAGCGCGCCGGACGGGAACAGTTCGAGCGACTCATCAGCGAGGACTCACGGATCGAGCCCCGCGACTGGATGCCCGAGGCCTACCGGAAGACCCTTGCGCGGCAGATCTCCCAGCACGCACACTCCGAGATCATCGGCATGCAGCCCGAGGCCAACTGGATCTCCCGCGCTCCCTCGCTCAAGCGCAAGGCCATCCTCATGGCCAAGGTACAGGACGAGGCTGGCCACGGCCTGTACCTCTACTCGGCCGCCGAAACCCTGGGCACGCCCCGGGACAAGATGACCGAGGATCTGATCGCGGGTAAGGCCCGCTACTCAAGCATCTTCAACTACCCCGCCGTCACCTGGGCGGACATGGGTGCCATCGGCTGGCTGGTCGACGGCGCCGCGATCGCCAACCAGGTGCCGCTCTGCCGGGCCTCCTACGGCCCCTACGGCCGCGCCATGGTGAGGATCTGCAAGGAAGAATCTTTCCATCAGCGCCAGGGCTTCGAGATCCTGCTGGAACTCGCGAACGGCACCCCGGCCCAGAAGGAAATGGCCCAGGACGCCGTCAACCGCTGGTATGCCCCCTCGCTGATGATGTTCGGCCCGCCCGACGACGATTCGCCCAACTCCAAGCAGTCGATGGCCTGGAACATCAAGCGGTTCTCCAACGACGAACTCCGCTCACGCTTTGTGGGCATGATGGTGGAGCAGGTCAAGGTCCTCGGCCTGACCCTCCCTGATGACCAGATCCGGTTCAACGAGGACACCCAGCAGTGGGAGCACGCCCCACTCGACTGGGACGAGTTTAAGGAAGTTCTCGCCGGCAGGGGTCCCTGCAACGCCCAGCGGATGGAACGCCGTCGTGAAGCCCACGAAGATGGCGCCTGGGTGCGCGAAGCAGCGGCGGCCTACGCCGACAAACGAGCTGCAGCGGCAACACAGCAGAAGGCGGCCTAG